tttgtaatcataattaattattgtgaattaaatttatttgttaattttcttCAGGCTCGGGGTCTTTCTTGTCCGACAACCGGTAGCGTCGATTGCTTATTCAACCAAACATACGGCGGCGACTCATCGTTTTCCGCCACCCTGGTTCAAGACACTCTCCACTTGGGAACCGACGTCATTCCAAATTTCTCATTTGGTTGCATCAGCTCCGCCTCCGGCAGCTCCATTCCGCCGCAAGGCCTATTGGGTCTTGGCCGTGGTCCCCTCTCACtcatctcacaatccacttcacTCTACTCCGGTTTATTCTCGTACTGTCTCCCGAGTTTCAAATCCTACTACTTCTCCGGTTCACTAAAACTCGGCCCGGTCGGCCAACCTAAGTCAATCCGAACCACCCCACTCCTTAAGAACCCGCACAGACCGTCTCTCTACTACGTCAACCTAACAGGCATAAGCGTCGGCCGGGTTCTCGTCCCAATTCCACCAGAGACTCTCGCGTTCGACCCGAACACCGGCGCGGGAACCATCATCGACTCGGGGACAGTAATAACCCGGTTCGTATACCCGGTCTACACAGCGGTTCGAGACGAATTTAGAAAGCAAGTGGGCGGTTCGTTTTCGCCATTGGGAGCTTTCGACACGTGTTTTACAACAAGCAATGAAATGGCGGCGCCCGGCATTACGTTCCATTTGAGTGGATTGGACTTGAAATTGCCGATGGAGAACAGTTTGATTCACAGCAGCGCCGGTTCGTTGGCGTGTTTGGCGATGGCGGCGGCGCCCAACAATGTGAACTCTGTGTTGAATGTGATCGCCAATTTGCAGCAACAAAATCATCggattttgtttgatattgCAAATTCTAAGCTGGGGATTGCTCGTGAGCTCTGTAATTAGCTCAATCACTAACAATGGCGGCCAACAATTTGGATTTAGCTATGAATAATTTGGAAAATGTAtcgtttcttttaatttaatgtccATTCCAATGTATGGTTAAAAGTGGGTTTTAAAGATCGTGGCTTTTAGTATCCATTTTAATGGGCTTGGCCCAATGTCATTTTGGGCCCAAGGTCCACATTTGGAGTAAAGTGGTTTTTAAAGATAGTGGCTTTTAGTATCCATTTTAATGGGCCTGGCCCAATATCAGTTTGGGCCCAAGGTCCACATTTGGAGTAAAGTGGTTTTTAAAGATAGTGGCTTTTAGTATCCATTTTAATGGCCCTGGCCCAATATCAGTTTGGGCCCAAGGTCCACATTTGGATTAAAGTGGTTTTTAACGATAGTGGCttttagtatatattttaatgggCTTGGCCCAATGTCATTTTGGGCCCAAGGTCCACATTTGGattaaagttgtttttcaaGATAGTGGCttttagtatatattttaatgggCTTGGCCCAATGTCTTATATGCCATTAGTGGGGCGTACTAGATAGCGGGTGCATATATTAACCTCCAACACGAGTGTGCCACCCGatactgtccttgaaaaacccatttcaaaggaagttaCCTAAGACACTTGTCTTGACATACTTGCTCATGCTGTAACACACGTATGTGTCATAGGGCCCAAGGATGGTGTAGAGCTAACATCATGCCTCCcctatagtatattttgagCAATTTTCAACATGCATAGACGTGATTTTGGCGAATGGTCATACGGTGCATGCAGCGTCTATCCAATGTccaattgacaccaaattttttgagcattcatattttccattttgtcATGTGCCAAATCTCATTTCCAATAAGTGGAGCAACCTTGAACCCATACCCTCGGTTCCCACATTAAGCTTCAGCTCGAAGGACCAAAGGTTATTGTTTGGTCTGGATAAGCAGACATGGATAGGCTCCTCAAGCAAATAGCATTCCAATGGAGATGCTCACCTTTCCATTACGGGCTTATGATCCTTTTTAACATACTATAATTAAGATACAATATTtagagaatatattataataattagttatagaatatattttagatattcataataatatttcattttttatttttaggggTTAGTTATTAacggtatattttattttattcttaagatttagttaattgtatatttgatttatctttttctttcctattcaaatgtttgaaaatcTTCACACTTTCGATCCCACCCCTCTTAAGTCAAAGAAAGGGAGTCGCAGTCGCATTAGGGCATCTGTTTCTTCGTTAGACCCACCGCCGCCGCAGCGCTCTGTTCTTCAACGCCTCAGTCCTCACGCGTTAATGTAAGCTTCTGCGATCCCcaccttcttcctctttctatAAACCCATCTTCTTCACTTCACCCATTACTGCGCCGTCCAATTTCACTGCCTAATTCTTCTCCGTTCTCCATACCCTTCTCTTCCTTTCTCAATCTCTGGTTCAATCGGAAATGGGTTTGAAGGGATTCGCCGAAGGAGGAATCGCCTCCATTGTTGCTGGATGCTCCACTCACCCTCTTGATCTCATTAAAGTTCGGATGCAATTGGACGGCGAGAAACCGGCGCTTCCAAATCTCCGCCCCGCCTTAGCTTTCAATGGGTCTTCTTCCGTTGTCGCACCGGAATCTTTCCATATTCCTCCGCCTCAACCACCGCGTGCGGgacccatatcggttggagtaCGGATTGTCCAGTCCGAAGGTGTTGCTGCTCTGTTTTCTGGCGTCTCCGCCACCGTTCTCCGTCAGACTCTTTACTCCACCACTCGGATGGGTCTCTACGACGTTCTTAAAACTAAATGGTCCGACCCGAATTCTGGTAACATGTCTTTGACCCGGAAAATCACGGCGGGGCTTATTGCCGGTGGAATTGGTGCGGCGGTGGGGAACCCGGCGGATGTCGCAATGGTGAGAATGCAGGCCGATGGCAGGCTTCCGTTGGGTCAGCGGCGGAATTACGCCGGCGTGGTGGACGCCATCACAAGAATGTCAAAGCAGGAAGGGATTAGTAGCCTGTGGCGCGGGTCGTCGCTTACGGTGAACCGGGCTATGATCGTGACGGCGGCGCAGTTGGCATCGTACGATGAAATCAAAGAGACGATACTGAAAAAGGGTGTGATGAAGGACGGATTGGGGACCCACGTGACGGCGAGTTTCGCGGCGGGATTCGTGGCGGCGGTGGCGTCGAATCCGGTGGATGTGATAAAGACGAGAGTTATGAATATGAAAGTGGAGGGCGGGGCGGCTCCGCCGTACAAGGGGGCGTTGGACTGTGCGATGAAGACGGTGAAGGCGGAAGGGGCAATGGCGCTTTACAAAGGATTTATTCCGACGATTTCACGGCAGGGACCTTTCACTGTAGTCTTGTTTGTCACACTCGAACAAGTTAGGAAGATTTTCAACCAGTTTTGATTTGACGGGTGACGATGACCCGATTTCTGGGAATGTTCCCATAAttcttttccattcaattttAGAAATTCTTTGCGttaaaaggaattaaaaatggctaaaataaatattgaaaaattatgagaaagcaataatttatgaaattaattagtCATCatgtataatttatttattgaaacattgtGGTCGAATAAGGAATCGAGAAGAGCTCATGATGTTCATATCGATCTATTATGCACCTCTGCATCTAGCATTGAGTAGATCTTATACAATATATCGATCTATTACGCACCTCTGCATCTAGCATTGAGTAGACCTCATACAATAACTGTCCTAGCTCTCTATCGtatcttttggttcatttCTTCTGGAACAATAATTCACCCAACTGAGATAAGAGGACCTAAATTATCAtttacccaaaatttataaacatcaaaaaaataaatgaaaactctaccaaaaatttataatcaggagagaataaatgaaacttgattattgtttaatGTAACATGAATATATGTTAGAAGAATATTTTCGTCACATGGAGATGATTCATGCCAAAATACATCAGCCAAAATCATAGTTAAAAAGACAGGTAAACCAAAAATATCATAACCAGTAGATGAATGAATTAGGATCAAATGGGTTTTGTTCTTCTATCTTGAAATCTCTGTTTGGGCATAGTTCAAACAGTAAACTTAGAATCAATTTAAAATGGAATTTCACCAATGGTGAAAGCATAGCAACAATCCTTCCTATACAAGCTTTGAGCTATTCACtgagagaaaaagaatcaGAAACCAACAAAAAGGCAAATAATTCAGCAGCTTTGATCAAGAAACTGGTTCCATCTGTACATCCATCGTGCCATTTTCATTCAGAGTGAAGGATTCTTCACTTTCACTGTTTGCTACCTCAGAATGAATATCATCGTTCATCCCCTCCATGTTCAGAAGGCCATAATTAACAACTCACTGCTCCGAAGATATCTATCTTAAAACACTCATGAAGTTGCCAAAGCTTTGCTGCTATTGTCCTTAAGGGCCAGATGATTCTCTGATCTTTTCCTCTATCCATAATACTTACTGCTGCTCTGGCTTTGGCCTTCTGTTCTTGTTCCTTTATTGTGTGCATCTCAGTTTCGGGGC
The nucleotide sequence above comes from Cucurbita pepo subsp. pepo cultivar mu-cu-16 chromosome LG11, ASM280686v2, whole genome shotgun sequence. Encoded proteins:
- the LOC111805979 gene encoding aspartyl protease AED3, which translates into the protein MAVKFVFFFFLALLALNSNASDLCAAGSDGSGDLSVIPIYGKCSPFTAPKSESWVNTVIDMASKDPARIKYLSSLAAQKTVAAPIASGQHALNIGNYVVRVQLGTPGQAMYMVLDTSSDAAWAPCSGCSGCSATTFLSKNSSTFATLDCSKPQCSQARGLSCPTTGSVDCLFNQTYGGDSSFSATLVQDTLHLGTDVIPNFSFGCISSASGSSIPPQGLLGLGRGPLSLISQSTSLYSGLFSYCLPSFKSYYFSGSLKLGPVGQPKSIRTTPLLKNPHRPSLYYVNLTGISVGRVLVPIPPETLAFDPNTGAGTIIDSGTVITRFVYPVYTAVRDEFRKQVGGSFSPLGAFDTCFTTSNEMAAPGITFHLSGLDLKLPMENSLIHSSAGSLACLAMAAAPNNVNSVLNVIANLQQQNHRILFDIANSKLGIARELCN
- the LOC111805755 gene encoding mitochondrial uncoupling protein 5-like — its product is MGLKGFAEGGIASIVAGCSTHPLDLIKVRMQLDGEKPALPNLRPALAFNGSSSVVAPESFHIPPPQPPRAGPISVGVRIVQSEGVAALFSGVSATVLRQTLYSTTRMGLYDVLKTKWSDPNSGNMSLTRKITAGLIAGGIGAAVGNPADVAMVRMQADGRLPLGQRRNYAGVVDAITRMSKQEGISSLWRGSSLTVNRAMIVTAAQLASYDEIKETILKKGVMKDGLGTHVTASFAAGFVAAVASNPVDVIKTRVMNMKVEGGAAPPYKGALDCAMKTVKAEGAMALYKGFIPTISRQGPFTVVLFVTLEQVRKIFNQF